Part of the Venturia canescens isolate UGA chromosome 2, ASM1945775v1, whole genome shotgun sequence genome is shown below.
AATATCCCGTACCATTGCTTCAATCGACATACCAACTGTGGGAATTGGTGTACTTTTAAAGAACATCCGGAGATTTATCGACACGCGAATATTAATGACGGCTTCCACGATGAGAGTTTGTTTGAATCCTTGCGAAATTTATTTGACATACTCGCAAGCAAAGCAAGTAGTTTCGCTGCTGGTGTTTCCAGCAATGCGAATGAAAGCTTTAATGCGATGCATGTCAGTAAGGCGCCTAAGTCACGCGTGTATGGCATGTCACAATCGGGTGATATGAGGCTGGCATGTGCAgtcctaaaaaaaaatgtcggggAGGAATATGTCGTGAAGCTTACCGAGAAGCTATCGTTGTCTCCTGGGAAATACACTGAACATTATGCAAATAATGAAACCTCCAAGGCAAAAAGAAGGTATCAGTCCGCTATAACTCCGCAATTTAAAAGACGTCGACTGTTTCTCAAAAAACAGAAAACTATGTTACGGCACCAAACCGAATCTTTAGAAGGAGTAACGTATAAAAGGAACATCGATCTTTTCAAACCTCACAATGCTCGATCAGATTCCTCCACGATTGATAAAGAATCTTCTGAGGTTATAATCTTTTTTGACTTGGAAACGGGAGGTCTTGCTAAAACCGCAGACATTCTTCAGATAGCTGCAATATGCGGTAATTCGTCTTTTTCCGTCTACATACAACCAACACAGAAAATTGATCAACGGGCGAGTGCCATTAACGGATTGCGGATTGTTAACGAGCATCTCGATTATCGTGGGCAGATAATTCCAACAGTACCTTTATCGTCAGGCATGCAagaattttatgcttttcTACAAAAGTTCGAAAGAAAATGTGTTTTAACCGCACATAATTGTGAATTTGATTCCTCCAGATTGTTAATTGCTATCGAAAAAACGAACATGACAGATGAATTCGAAACAGTCGTGCATGGGTTTTGCGATACACTAGCAATAACAAGAAGAATGCCTGGATCGAGTGCAAGAGGAAATAAATTATCAGAATTGGCAAAATATTATAACATCCAGTCGAATGATGCCCACAATGCCGCTGCTGACGTTGCCATGCTTGAAGCGGttatcaaaaaattgaatgtttctGATGAGATATTGATCAAGTCTGCCGTAAcgtggaaaaaagttattgaaaaaaaagattttctcaGACGATTGCCAAAGGAGATGATGAGACTTGATAAGATAAAAGACTGTACATCGTTGGGcacacggaaaaaaatggttgcaGCTGGAATTACACTCGAGATGATTAAATGCGCCtacgacgaaaataaaattttcggacTGATCAATCTCTTGGGCGAAGATGAGAACGGGATTTTGTGGGTCACGAAATCGCGCAAAAtcgttcaaaaaatttacgattttctAAGTCTTACTTAGTCGTACTAGTACGATGTTAGTCATCCCAAACATGTGATATATAAACGTGATATTGATCTGTGTGATCATGTTCTTTTGTTATTTGctgatttttaaaaagtaataCGAATTGCGAAACATAATGTGATAGAAAAAAGGTAACATTGTTCGTACATcgatattttgttattttaaaaaaaagtaatagtTTATATATGAAggtttgaaatttaaagaatAACTAATGAAAGTCATACTTAGTACAATGTAAGTCATGACAGAAaagatatataaaaatatatatataataagagaaaaatatatatgcaatAAAAGAGATATTGTTCTtacatttatattttgtttctACCTTTTTATTTTGCTCCTACATTCCTACTTATACGTTtagttataaaaataataaaacatttataaaagagttatttttttattcgttttcgtTTGAGTGTTTAAACTGCTGTTTTAAAAGGCGCGCCAATACCCGAGATTGCGGCGTTGCCACATGTCAGTTGCAAGAGCTGCCCAAACGAGAAATTCGGtaaatttttgcagtattttaacaATTTCTCGCACTGTAGGTACCCAATTTCTCAGAAGTTTTTTAATGcggttttattaattattagggtgctttttttcagcaacattttttttttttcactcccatctcgcctttttgtagggaataccttaaaaaaaaatccctgaaaatttgagcccttaatattaattttaagtactcgaccaaggcgtacaaagatttcccctttaaaatacacgtaaagttcgatttttcttcttaaaagttcTACAGCTCAGAGGCATTTAATGGTACAACCTTGGTCGATGAGCGGATTTATTCAGAATTAAATGCTCCACAAAAGTGTCCATTGTGGCGTAAGTGTAACTCGAACTGGCGAGGTCGTACGGGTCACTtaacccaattttttcatgaaattctcgtttttttgcctctatCTCGTAAATGACGAGAGATACAGAAAAAATAGGAATGACAAACTTggtggaaattcaatttcctacaaaaaagtattcaagCACCAAATCGCTACCATCGATATTTCTTAAGATATTGGGCTTTTAAGTTGAGGTagtatggaattttcatgaattattgagctggattgtataagttgttaatttattattcttaatTGTCACTTAaatcattaaatatttatttgttaagttgcaaatgattgaaaagttgaataactgaacgttttgaaactgaaattcggaaaaaaaaaacattttcaaagtgcttaaaaatttttttttcacttttcacgaatttttcaattgattttccccTGATTCTTCGAATTTATTTACCAGTAATTGAATACCTATAAAGTtctagttgaaaatatgttgtatatacgcaaaatatttcaatattattttatatctatatatcttGTCTTGCTTATatataacatattttcaactagaACTTTATCGGTATTCAATGACTGGTAAATAAATTCGAAGAATCAggggaaaatcaattgaaaaattcgtgaaaagtaaaaaaaaaaatctaagcactttgaaaatgttttttttttcgaatttcagtttcaaaacgttgagttattcaactttttaatcatttgcaacttaacaaataaataGTTGATGATTTAAGTGAcaataaagaataataaattaacaacTTATACAATTTAGCtgaataattcatgaaaattccatactACCTCAACTTAAAAGCCCAATATCTCAAGAAATATCGATGTTAGCGATTTGGTGcttgaatacttttttgtaggaaattgaatttccttcaAGTTTGTCATTCCTATTTTTTCTGTATCTCTCGTCATTTACGAGatagaggcaaaaaaacgagaatttcatgaaaaaattgggttgaGTGACCTCTACGACCTCGCCAGTTCGAGTTACACTTACGCCACAATGGACACTTTTGTGGAGCATTTAATTCTGAATAAATCCGCTCATCGACCAAGGTTGTACCATTAAATGCCTCTGAGCTGTAgaacttttaagaagaaaaatcgaactttacgtgtattttaaaggggaaatctttgtacgccttggtcgagtacttaaaattaatattaagggctcaaattttcagggatttttttttaaggtattccctacaaaaaggcgagatgggagtgaaaaaaaaaaatgttgctgaaaaaaagcacCCTATTAATTATTCATCCCTTACcacaccaaattttattaaaaactcgCTGTTATTTCTATTTAAATTTCGGCATTGAAACCCCTTTGTAGTGACGAGCGCCATAAGACGCCATGTTAGATGCCTGATATttaccgaaattcatttattataTAACTCAGCCCACAGTCTTTAAATCATcacgaaaattggtatacGCGACTTTTACAACACAAATAATGGGTAGACCAAGTTTCATCGAAAACTCGCTGTTAATTCTTTTAGGTAGTGAACCTCCTTAAGACTATTATCGACTGTAAACCTGCACCATAATTTAGTTTGAAGGTCCAAGGGTAGAGTGCAATCGggagtacgctcagttttatGTCTACTGTGTCGAAGTGAAGACGTGAAGCACGAGTGGGGTAGATATCCACCCCGGTTAGTAGTTCCCGTCAACATTTTGTGGAGGCAAgttgatttgtttttttgtgaaaatataaatttaatttatgTATCTCAACGTCATTTGAGAATTAGGTATTGGGAATTTCATGTTAACTGTGAGTAGcgcaaaaaattcatcttttttttagTCTGCAgtaaaaatggcgaaaaaatataatttgcaGAGTGTCGAATCTTTGCGGAAGAATCTGCTGCAAAATCTGAGGATATTAGAGAAACTCCAATTGATATCGTTtctgacgacgaggacgatgaGGAAGAGGAAATGAGCGGATCGGAGTCGGAAGAAGAGCCCGAGAATGAAGAATTCGAAGCACAAGAGGAATCGGAGCATTCCGATACAAAGGAATTAATTCCCCCAAAAAGAAAACGCTTATCAACAACTCGTGCTGTTGGCAATTCAAATCGTGGCCAAAGGAGGATCGCAAAACACAAATTTATTGCAACAAATGCCAACGACCGATCTGCGAAGACCATCGGATTTTATATTGCATTGACTGTGGTGGCTTCGAATAATATTAAATCAATATAAAACATAAcgctttcatatttttcattttcaacaatcaaTAAATATACTTAAAAACCAATATTTCATggctttttcattgatttattCCCATATTTCCACTCCTTCATTTTTAACGTGTTCAGAGTCCCaaataaataaacttttttcataggcattcgtaatattttttttttagaagctTCTTATATGCCCTtcaaaatcgcgtttgaaattcTGAAATAGGTTggttagaaaaaaagtaatgaatttttgtttaaaaaattgcgTTTTCGCcgttttttatacattttcggagaaaaatcgatttttcgtcaaatcaGCTTCTTGTATCGAACTTTTACTTTATGCTATCTTCTTCagcataaaaaaacaaagagattCATGTGCTTTCAAACCTCATTACAGCTTCCAGAACGATTTTCCGAACAAGAAATATGTGGGGTATATATCTACCCCGGTTAGTAggatgaaagtgaaaaaaatgggtttGTAGTTCTAGGGCTAAGCACCCAATGCCTtactgaaataaatttccaaattcgtcatgtaacaactcaagtgaatatctatgcatgtacatggcccaaaaattttttaaaactcgggtgtataaacaagcaatcatgaagactttttgttataaattttttaaattatcttcttgaaattaatatgaggaaatataaatACACATGTTTCGGTTCCGTGACATTAGatcacacgacaaaatatcacggacaaaatatcacagcgacaaaatatcacacgacaaaatatcaccacgacaaaatatcacacgacaCAATATCACCgcaacaaaatatcacacgacaCAATATCACCGcgacaaaaaaaacacacgaggcaaacgttgcgctccttggctgggctactccggggattttttccttaaaattccgcccatttacttttcaagaattttttcttttatttttttaaattgaacaaagaaaaaagaaaattcttaaaaagtaaatgggcggaattttaaggaaaaaatccccggagtagcccagccaagaaGCGCAACGTTTACCATCCATGTAACTAATAAATGGTTAATTTAAAGTACATGGATGGCAAACATTGcactccttggctgggctactccggggattttttccttaaaattccgcccatttacttttcaagaattttcttttttctttgttcaattgaaaaaaataaaagaaaaaattcttgaaaagtaaataGGTGGGTCTCCCCAGCGCGAAGGGCCGGGGAGacggaattttaaggaaaaaatccccggagtagctcagccaaggagcgcaacgtttgccatccatgtTGTTAATGAATGGTTGTTTTGAGGACCGTCCTCAAAACCACCATTGGTCCTCAAAACAACCagtatatacgaaaaaacgcaCACAAATTATACTGAATTCTCATCATAATTATTTACATACGTTAGCCCCTGTGTATCAGGGATTATCCCCACTCTCGCGTACCTACATTACCGTTATCCATAGTCTTATACACAGCACTCACATGTATACACAGTGTCGAACATAtcaatcgatttgaaaaattcgtgccTGGCTTCGATGAATGTTCATTGTAATATTTTTTAGTGTGATATTTTATCGCAGTGATATTTTATCACGGggatattttgtcgtgtgatattttgtcttgtgatatttaattacggggatattttgtcgtgtgatattttgtccgtgatattttgtcatgtgatattttgtcatgTGATATTATGTCGTGTCACCCATGTTTCACATATCGTCTAGAGAATAAATAGatattggtatggatacactgtacgctaaggaggtgggaaaaatgGCCAGGTggacacagccaaactaaatgaaagaaaatatgacaacagtacattgaattagacagttTTACTTGATCAAAGCTttccaaaatttatttgaattctttgacatacaaccacgcatattttttctttaatataactatacaacataaaatttctgtttggaaagaacgttttagaggttataatgaatgaacgtttttttctcattattattattatcattcaaCACACGTCAcgttattaataatatcgattccttctacttttcaataaccattttcatttaggAAGGAATTTTAGATTTTGCTCGAGATTGCAACATTTTAGCCTTCACACTCACTGGCACAGCATTGTCGAAAAGAGCAttgttcgaataataataacgattttctataagagcaagtaattttctacgaaaaagttcctagaagtttgtttgtggaacgaaaaatttgatttcgacagttttatgaaaattttttttctatcgatccaacttcgaagggtgatagcacgagaatggttgctccaagctgaatgttcataaggactttttttgtaggggaatcgattttctataaaaacatatcattgtcgtttttgtgcgattttttcctgaagagttatgatacaatgatcggaggtctcaatcatttcctgggttattcttatggaaaatcttcaaacgcaaagcgccattcgaaaaaattttttggtgagctctccttctgagattctttttttttaccttgaattacctttttcggctggatgcaaagtaaaaaaaaaaatatcgttttttttccgcacaccctattgaacatatatattatgtataatttttttcatttatcgatgcacaatagtatcccttgtatattgcggaacaatttgtttccgttttttattaaattagtgcaattaagtaaaaattacttgaagataattctctgaattccctctgcatgaatacttgtgatccatcagtaatagacaagccctgatttttatttggataaacaatttaaacggaaagtgatgagccggacaagtacttttaacacatatttaaacataatttgtatcgatccaatcgacgttaaattttgtgaaaaataccaaaggatcctgaaattctgagaaaaatcgattccctttttataaagtaagcttgtgacgcgtgaattagctgttcattgtcatcgcttttccgCGATTCCGATTGGTTCTTGAAACACGAGCATTGTGGGGCTAAATTCATTCGGAAAAAACAACGTTCACTcgtcctgtcaaaatgacaaCTTGGAATTCAAACCATTTTGACGTTTTGTCGATATCGTTTTGCTCGActcgatttctcgaaaatttttcgattttgacATTCTTTCAATAGTTATTAATGAGTTGAATTATTAAATGTAAATGAATCctggtaaaaataaataaaagcgtTATGCTATGCAAGCAGATGACGCGGGCGGAGCGCTGTGACTCACCTAGTTTCTTATAAGTTTcagccaccatagagtaacaaatgactagctttcatgtgattttttttttggatttaaaagcttcttagaacaatttaataatgtcaaaatttggagttactaataaaatacttgcccaccgattgatatcataaattttagtgctgcacgtaaataagatggaatttttttcaattgatttagctgttcgaatcaaataagaagaatgaggcatcggtttccaagttttttttttatggatggaattatgtttaaataagtgttaaatgtacttgtccggcccaatttgaatgaaaagtgatgggggCGCACGAAGGAAGGGGCATCTTTTCGAACATCACTATTGAcaattaaggtaactcctgtacggcatgctagtcaaatgagtgctaaattttcaaaacgcttttagaccaatttcaacgtaccgattaaacttattgttagtagatatgtattcaagcatatcttattaacgtga
Proteins encoded:
- the LOC122405736 gene encoding uncharacterized protein translates to MGWTTRGTGRSYDSLSGNAVLIGLFSKKIIAYIAENRKCKKCDAGHSQQDHDCRKNCAGTAKGMEPKAAVEMTVRNPIFKKNKIQVGLIVADNDSTAIAAIRKSSNHEVVKQCDKNHTSKGVVNELYRLKGKYKELTVDTITYLQRCFSYCISQNQGNIQEMARAIRNIPYHCFNRHTNCGNWCTFKEHPEIYRHANINDGFHDESLFESLRNLFDILASKASSFAAGVSSNANESFNAMHVSKAPKSRVYGMSQSGDMRLACAVLKKNVGEEYVVKLTEKLSLSPGKYTEHYANNETSKAKRRYQSAITPQFKRRRLFLKKQKTMLRHQTESLEGVTYKRNIDLFKPHNARSDSSTIDKESSEVIIFFDLETGGLAKTADILQIAAICGNSSFSVYIQPTQKIDQRASAINGLRIVNEHLDYRGQIIPTVPLSSGMQEFYAFLQKFERKCVLTAHNCEFDSSRLLIAIEKTNMTDEFETVVHGFCDTLAITRRMPGSSARGNKLSELAKYYNIQSNDAHNAAADVAMLEAVIKKLNVSDEILIKSAVTWKKVIEKKDFLRRLPKEMMRLDKIKDCTSLGTRKKMVAAGITLEMIKCAYDENKIFGLINLLGEDENGILWVTKSRKIVQKIYDFLSLT